A single window of Usitatibacter rugosus DNA harbors:
- a CDS encoding PqiC family protein translates to MKRALTLLVAPLVLSGCFGGSAVKESYFNLSAAPGNAPSPATSSGPAIHVGVATVPEAVDRNAMVIRTGPNRVEIDDANRWVEPLKAAIPRVLAEDLRAELGTSRVTSGRFGPYAPDFAVTVDVQRFDSSLDAGATLEAMWTVTPTGANASAGARKSGRTAVTEPLPSRDAAGIAAAHSRALARMAAEIAATIRR, encoded by the coding sequence ATGAAGCGCGCACTCACGCTGCTGGTCGCTCCCCTCGTGCTCTCCGGCTGCTTCGGCGGCTCGGCGGTGAAGGAGAGCTACTTCAACCTCTCGGCCGCGCCGGGCAACGCACCGTCGCCCGCGACCAGCTCCGGCCCTGCCATCCACGTAGGCGTCGCCACCGTTCCGGAAGCCGTCGACCGCAACGCCATGGTGATTCGTACCGGCCCCAACCGTGTCGAGATCGACGATGCGAACCGGTGGGTCGAGCCCCTGAAAGCGGCCATCCCGCGCGTGCTGGCGGAAGACCTTCGCGCGGAGCTCGGGACGAGTCGCGTCACCTCGGGCCGCTTCGGCCCGTACGCCCCGGACTTCGCCGTGACCGTCGACGTGCAGCGTTTCGATTCGTCGTTGGACGCGGGCGCCACGCTGGAAGCCATGTGGACCGTAACGCCCACGGGCGCGAACGCTTCGGCGGGCGCGCGCAAGTCCGGGCGCACGGCGGTCACGGAGCCGCTGCCCTCGCGCGACGCGGCCGGCATCGCCGCGGCGCACAGCCGAGCGCTCGCGCGCATGGCCGCGGAGATCGCCGCCACGATCCGGCGGTAA
- a CDS encoding intermembrane transport protein PqiB — MAEGTTNEPAIPSSESAIPRAVSKRGGPRTPQLVWIVPVLALLIGGWLAIEHFLNRGPDVTITFKSAEGIEPGKTRIRHKAVDIGIVKSVRLSEDGKSVVVSAEVDRQTASLFLVEDTKFWVVRPRIAGGQVSGLGTLLAGSYIGAEPGTSKSSKKEFVGLETPPVLVADQAGRIFTVRTDDLGSLDINSPIYFRGVVVGKVVSTEVPGHGEEVRVGIFVEAPYDKLVNDDTRFWNASGAELSLDSNGVRVQVQSLITVLLGGIAFETPTESVTRPEAAAKAEYWLFDNRTKAMAPRETVVEKFVVRFTKSVKGLQVGSPVDFRGITVGEVKRIDLDFESQQSRFLMLVEIDLYPERLRSRFRDPARAPLPNLTPQQRIGRFVDRGMRAQLKSSNLLTGALYVNLEFFPQAPKATVDFTKTPPEIPVMGGGPGELQDSVAAIAANLEKVPFDKIAADLRASMAALQTSLKNADAVMAKLSNEVAPELRMTLESARKTLGTAEQTLSSDSPIGGDLRGALDEVRRAADSVRQLTDYLERHPESLIRGKRTESK; from the coding sequence ATGGCTGAGGGCACGACGAACGAACCCGCAATCCCGAGCAGTGAGTCGGCGATTCCGCGCGCGGTCTCCAAGCGGGGCGGGCCGCGCACGCCGCAACTGGTGTGGATCGTCCCGGTCCTGGCCCTCCTGATCGGCGGCTGGCTCGCGATCGAGCACTTCCTCAATCGCGGCCCCGACGTGACGATCACCTTCAAGTCGGCCGAGGGCATCGAGCCCGGGAAGACACGCATCCGCCACAAGGCCGTGGACATCGGCATCGTGAAGTCGGTACGCCTGTCCGAGGACGGGAAGTCCGTCGTGGTGAGCGCCGAGGTGGATCGCCAGACCGCGAGCCTCTTCCTGGTCGAGGACACGAAGTTCTGGGTGGTGCGCCCGCGCATCGCCGGCGGACAGGTCTCGGGCCTGGGCACGTTGCTCGCCGGCTCGTACATCGGTGCCGAGCCGGGAACCTCGAAGTCCTCGAAGAAGGAGTTCGTCGGCCTCGAGACGCCGCCCGTGCTGGTCGCGGATCAAGCGGGGCGCATCTTCACGGTCCGTACCGACGACCTCGGATCGCTCGACATCAACTCGCCGATCTACTTCCGCGGCGTCGTGGTGGGCAAGGTCGTCTCGACCGAAGTTCCGGGCCACGGCGAGGAGGTGCGCGTCGGCATTTTCGTCGAGGCGCCCTACGACAAGCTCGTGAACGACGACACGCGCTTCTGGAACGCGAGCGGCGCGGAGCTTTCGCTCGACTCCAACGGCGTGCGCGTGCAGGTGCAGTCGCTGATCACGGTGCTGCTGGGCGGCATCGCGTTCGAGACGCCGACCGAATCCGTGACGCGTCCCGAGGCGGCGGCGAAGGCGGAGTACTGGCTCTTCGACAACCGCACCAAGGCGATGGCGCCGCGCGAGACGGTGGTCGAGAAGTTCGTCGTGCGCTTCACGAAATCGGTGAAGGGCCTGCAGGTGGGCTCGCCGGTCGACTTCCGCGGCATCACCGTGGGCGAGGTGAAGCGCATCGACCTCGACTTCGAGTCGCAGCAGTCGCGCTTCCTCATGCTGGTGGAGATCGACCTCTACCCCGAGCGGCTGCGCTCGCGCTTCCGCGATCCCGCGCGTGCACCGCTCCCGAACCTCACGCCCCAGCAGCGCATCGGCCGCTTCGTCGATCGCGGCATGCGCGCGCAGCTGAAGAGCTCCAACCTGCTGACGGGCGCGCTCTACGTGAACCTCGAGTTCTTCCCGCAGGCACCGAAGGCCACGGTCGACTTCACGAAGACCCCGCCCGAGATCCCGGTGATGGGCGGCGGGCCCGGCGAGCTGCAGGACTCGGTCGCCGCGATCGCCGCGAACCTCGAGAAGGTGCCCTTCGACAAGATCGCGGCGGACCTGCGCGCCTCGATGGCGGCACTGCAGACCTCGCTCAAGAATGCCGACGCGGTGATGGCGAAGCTCTCCAACGAAGTCGCGCCGGAGCTGCGCATGACGCTCGAGTCCGCCCGCAAGACGCTCGGTACCGCGGAGCAGACGCTGTCGTCGGATTCCCCGATCGGAGGCGACCTCCGCGGCGCCCTGGACGAAGTGCGTCGCGCCGCGGACTCGGTGCGCCAACTCACGGACTACCTCGAACGCCATCCCGAATCGCTGATCCGCGGCAAGCGGACGGAGTCGAAATGA
- a CDS encoding paraquat-inducible protein A has translation MTALAADQGLWSCLTCEQLQRVEPGTARAFCSRCGAAIHERKPSSLTRSAAFLAAAAVLYIPANLVPVVTTGQLFVAQSDTIMSGVMHLWRTEAKLLAGILFIASIVVPAFKIATLALLIAMAKRGSLWQPRTRAMIYRATAYISRWSMVDIYVGAVLVALVQFKVFASVEPAPGAVAFCAVVVLTMLASMSFDPRLTWDPVEHRNG, from the coding sequence GTGACCGCCCTCGCCGCCGACCAGGGCCTGTGGTCCTGCCTGACGTGTGAGCAACTCCAGCGCGTGGAGCCCGGGACGGCGCGCGCCTTCTGCTCGCGTTGCGGTGCCGCGATCCACGAGCGCAAGCCCAGCAGCCTCACGCGTTCGGCCGCCTTCCTCGCCGCGGCCGCCGTGCTCTACATTCCCGCGAACCTGGTGCCCGTGGTCACGACGGGGCAGCTCTTCGTCGCGCAGTCCGACACGATCATGAGCGGCGTGATGCACCTGTGGCGCACGGAAGCGAAGCTCCTCGCGGGGATCCTCTTCATTGCGAGCATCGTCGTGCCCGCGTTCAAGATCGCGACGCTGGCCCTGCTCATCGCGATGGCGAAGCGCGGTTCCCTCTGGCAACCTCGCACGCGTGCCATGATCTACCGTGCAACGGCCTACATCAGCCGCTGGTCGATGGTCGACATCTACGTGGGCGCCGTCCTCGTGGCGCTGGTCCAGTTCAAGGTATTCGCATCCGTCGAGCCCGCACCGGGCGCGGTGGCCTTCTGCGCGGTGGTGGTCCTCACGATGCTGGCCTCGATGAGCTTCGACCCGCGGCTTACGTGGGATCCCGTGGAGCATCGCAATGGCTGA
- a CDS encoding paraquat-inducible protein A translates to MELQTRDLTACPECDALQRIPQLRRSAAAHCFRCGAELHRFQPASLDRTLALLTGAAVLFIGANAHDLIRLDSNGIETSANIFQTIAALRDHGMASLALITLFSALLLPAAELVVMLAMLLPLRLGTVPPWLAVTFRSAEWVRAWVMLDVYLLATIIATSRLSQLATAEVGNGLYALGGYVLLRAMAMQAYEPNEVWRRVAEIESARATDREPAEARP, encoded by the coding sequence ATGGAATTACAAACCCGCGATCTCACCGCATGCCCGGAATGCGACGCCCTGCAGCGGATCCCGCAGCTGCGCCGCAGCGCGGCCGCGCATTGCTTCCGGTGCGGCGCCGAGCTGCATCGCTTCCAGCCGGCCAGCCTCGACCGCACGCTGGCCCTGCTCACCGGCGCCGCGGTGCTTTTCATCGGAGCCAACGCCCACGACCTGATTCGCCTGGACTCCAACGGCATCGAGACCTCGGCCAACATCTTCCAGACCATCGCGGCGCTCCGCGACCACGGCATGGCGAGCCTCGCCCTGATCACGCTCTTCTCCGCGCTCCTCCTGCCGGCCGCCGAGCTGGTCGTGATGCTGGCGATGCTCCTGCCGCTCCGCCTGGGAACCGTGCCGCCGTGGCTCGCCGTGACCTTCCGCAGTGCCGAATGGGTTCGGGCCTGGGTGATGCTGGACGTCTACCTCCTCGCGACGATCATCGCGACATCGCGCCTGTCGCAGCTCGCCACGGCCGAGGTCGGGAACGGGCTGTATGCGCTGGGCGGCTATGTCCTGCTGCGTGCGATGGCGATGCAGGCCTATGAACCGAACGAGGTGTGGCGCCGCGTGGCGGAGATCGAATCCGCGCGCGCGACCGATCGCGAACCGGCGGAAGCCCGGCCGTGA
- a CDS encoding allantoate amidohydrolase translates to MDVLHLAASLARHSDSADHYTRLYLTSAHRAAAKELQSWMVESGLRVRVDSVGNVIGRYDGATRDAKTLLLGSHFDSVRNGGKYDGVLGILVPMACVAELHRRGERLPCAIEVAAFADEEGARFATGFLSSRAMIGDFDRTWLDRRDADGVSMREAMRDAELDPEAAGSDPLNRKALAGYLELHIEQGPVLLDAGLALGVVTTISGGNRHSVVVIGEAGHAGTVPMQRRHDALTAASEMVLAIERRCGVTVEGSRLVGTVGILKVVDGSSNVIPGRIEFSLDIRAGDDATRIAAEDDIFAELEAIAKRRGVRVEMKRHSESTVIRCADRMQDLVAASIAAVGLEPLRLPSGAGHDAMMFARICDVGMMFVRCGAGGVSHNPAETVTAEDVDLARRAVLEFMRRFGTVVPA, encoded by the coding sequence ATGGATGTCCTACATCTTGCCGCTTCGCTGGCCCGCCACAGCGACTCCGCCGACCACTACACGCGTCTCTATCTCACCTCCGCGCACCGCGCGGCGGCGAAAGAATTGCAATCGTGGATGGTAGAAAGCGGCCTGCGTGTGCGCGTCGATTCGGTCGGCAACGTGATCGGCCGCTACGACGGCGCGACGCGGGATGCGAAGACGTTGCTGCTCGGCTCGCATTTCGATTCGGTGAGGAATGGCGGCAAGTACGACGGCGTGCTCGGAATTCTCGTTCCCATGGCCTGCGTGGCGGAGCTGCATCGCCGCGGTGAGCGGTTGCCCTGCGCCATCGAAGTGGCCGCCTTCGCGGACGAGGAGGGCGCTCGCTTCGCGACGGGCTTCCTCTCCAGCCGGGCGATGATCGGCGACTTCGACCGCACGTGGCTCGACCGGCGCGATGCCGATGGCGTTTCCATGCGCGAGGCGATGCGCGACGCGGAGCTCGATCCCGAGGCGGCGGGGTCCGATCCGCTGAACCGCAAGGCGCTCGCGGGCTACCTGGAGTTGCACATCGAGCAGGGGCCGGTGCTCCTGGATGCGGGGCTGGCGCTCGGCGTGGTCACGACGATCTCGGGCGGCAATCGCCACTCGGTGGTGGTGATCGGCGAGGCGGGGCACGCGGGCACGGTGCCGATGCAGCGGCGGCACGACGCACTCACGGCGGCTTCGGAGATGGTGCTGGCGATCGAGCGGCGCTGCGGCGTGACCGTCGAAGGCTCGCGCCTGGTCGGAACCGTCGGCATCCTCAAGGTTGTCGACGGCTCGAGCAACGTGATCCCGGGACGCATCGAGTTCTCGCTCGACATCCGCGCGGGCGACGACGCGACGCGCATCGCCGCCGAGGACGACATCTTCGCGGAGCTCGAGGCGATCGCGAAGCGCCGCGGCGTGCGCGTCGAGATGAAGCGCCACAGCGAGTCGACCGTGATCCGCTGCGCCGACCGGATGCAGGACCTCGTGGCCGCGAGCATCGCCGCCGTGGGTCTCGAGCCGCTGCGGCTACCCAGCGGCGCCGGTCACGACGCGATGATGTTCGCGCGCATCTGCGACGTCGGGATGATGTTCGTGCGCTGCGGCGCGGGCGGCGTAAGCCACAACCCCGCCGAGACCGTGACCGCCGAGGACGTCGACCTCGCCCGGCGGGCCGTCCTCGAATTCATGCGGCGGTTCGGCACCGTCGTCCCCGCGTAG
- a CDS encoding globin family protein, whose protein sequence is MTPQQIALVQDSWKKIVPIRDMAALLFYARLFELDPSLRPHFRKPLDQQGRKLMGMLGTAVGCLGRMGEITATAGDLGRRHAAYGVKDEHYDSVAEAFLWTLEQALDTDFTPELREAWTVAYTTLANVMKDAANDPAFSQAVA, encoded by the coding sequence ATGACGCCCCAACAGATCGCACTCGTGCAGGACAGCTGGAAGAAGATCGTCCCCATCCGCGACATGGCCGCCCTGCTCTTCTACGCGCGCCTCTTCGAGCTGGATCCCTCGCTTCGCCCGCATTTCCGCAAGCCCCTCGACCAGCAGGGCCGCAAGCTGATGGGCATGCTCGGCACCGCCGTCGGCTGCCTCGGCCGCATGGGCGAGATCACCGCCACCGCCGGGGACCTGGGCCGCCGCCATGCCGCCTATGGCGTGAAGGACGAGCACTACGATTCCGTCGCCGAAGCGTTCCTGTGGACGCTCGAGCAGGCGCTCGACACCGACTTCACGCCCGAGCTGCGCGAGGCTTGGACCGTCGCGTACACGACGCTCGCCAACGTGATGAAGGATGCGGCGAACGATCCCGCGTTCTCGCAGGCCGTTGCCTGA
- a CDS encoding DsbA family protein, which yields MKRVLRTPVGASDHVIGEASAAVTVVEYGDFECPYCAEASSGIHLMLLRYPGSVRFAFRHFPQEDVHPHAVLAAEASEAAAIQGKFWPMHDRLFRRQRNLTRSDLNAVAREIKLDLAAFSLAMDGHVSLTRIKAMAADGRKSGVRSTPTIFINGKPFDVAFDLQHLYDEIDKELAALGK from the coding sequence ATGAAGCGTGTCCTACGCACACCGGTCGGCGCTTCCGACCATGTCATCGGTGAGGCCAGCGCCGCGGTCACCGTGGTCGAGTACGGCGACTTCGAGTGCCCGTACTGCGCGGAAGCCTCCTCGGGGATTCATTTGATGTTGCTGCGCTACCCCGGCAGCGTGCGCTTCGCGTTCCGCCACTTCCCGCAGGAAGACGTCCATCCCCACGCCGTACTCGCCGCCGAGGCTTCCGAGGCCGCGGCCATCCAGGGGAAGTTCTGGCCGATGCACGACCGGCTCTTCCGCCGCCAGCGCAACCTCACGCGCAGCGATCTCAACGCCGTGGCCCGGGAGATCAAGCTCGACCTGGCCGCCTTCTCGCTCGCGATGGACGGCCACGTGAGCCTCACGCGGATCAAGGCGATGGCCGCCGACGGCCGGAAGAGCGGCGTCCGGTCGACGCCGACGATCTTCATCAACGGCAAGCCGTTCGACGTGGCATTCGACCTCCAGCACCTCTACGACGAGATCGACAAAGAGCTGGCGGCGTTGGGGAAATAG
- a CDS encoding metalloregulator ArsR/SmtB family transcription factor, with product MMQLDLVFDALASRPRRQILAYLSEVELSTSDLAERFAMTAPAISRHLSVLEKAGLVTSERRGQFVFYKLNGDNLVNTLTGYAFEVCPVGRPLKQEARALKKRTAKG from the coding sequence ATGATGCAACTCGACCTCGTCTTCGACGCCCTCGCTTCCCGGCCGCGCCGGCAGATCCTCGCGTATCTCTCCGAAGTGGAGCTCTCCACCTCGGATCTCGCAGAACGTTTCGCGATGACGGCACCGGCCATTTCGCGGCACCTCTCCGTGCTCGAGAAGGCCGGGCTCGTGACCAGCGAGCGCCGCGGGCAGTTCGTGTTCTACAAGCTGAACGGCGACAACCTCGTGAACACCCTGACTGGCTATGCCTTCGAGGTGTGTCCGGTGGGGCGGCCCCTCAAGCAGGAAGCCCGAGCGCTCAAGAAGCGCACGGCCAAAGGCTGA
- a CDS encoding acyl-CoA desaturase — MRHHVWRVDGTEADASAGRVEWSPAKSIWNTSMLAAALVLAPLTATPAAILVFAVLTYTTLLLGHSVGMHRYLIHRTFETNPWLARLLIYLGVLVGMAGPYGILRIHDTRDWAQRQLDCHDFFSHRRGLLVDALWQLHCRFAFDRPPAFRIEADLLADPWLKAMERTWMLHQVPLAIALYLAGGWGWVAWGVFARVSVSVAGHWIVTYYCHNPGPGRWWVEGAGVQAANLPGWGLLTLGECWHNNHHAFPESARMGLEPHELDPGYWVIERLQRAGLAWNVGAPRAEMLQDDIHPVEYIHGTERISSAA, encoded by the coding sequence GTGCGGCACCACGTCTGGCGTGTCGATGGAACCGAGGCCGATGCCAGCGCCGGCCGTGTCGAGTGGTCTCCCGCCAAGTCGATCTGGAACACGTCGATGCTCGCCGCGGCGCTCGTCCTCGCACCCCTCACGGCGACCCCCGCTGCGATCCTCGTCTTTGCCGTACTGACCTACACCACCCTGTTGCTGGGGCACTCGGTCGGGATGCATCGCTATCTCATCCACCGAACCTTCGAGACGAATCCGTGGCTCGCGCGGCTGCTCATCTATCTCGGAGTGCTCGTGGGCATGGCGGGACCGTACGGCATCCTGCGCATCCACGACACGCGCGACTGGGCGCAAAGGCAGCTCGATTGCCACGATTTCTTTTCGCACAGACGCGGCTTGCTCGTCGATGCGCTCTGGCAACTTCATTGCCGCTTTGCGTTCGATCGGCCGCCGGCGTTCCGAATCGAGGCCGACCTTCTCGCCGACCCGTGGCTCAAAGCCATGGAAAGGACATGGATGCTTCATCAGGTCCCGCTCGCGATTGCCCTCTACCTGGCCGGAGGATGGGGCTGGGTCGCGTGGGGCGTCTTCGCGCGAGTCTCGGTGAGCGTCGCGGGCCATTGGATCGTGACGTACTACTGCCACAACCCCGGCCCCGGCCGCTGGTGGGTCGAGGGCGCGGGAGTGCAAGCGGCCAACCTGCCTGGGTGGGGTCTGCTCACGCTCGGCGAATGCTGGCACAACAACCACCACGCGTTTCCGGAATCCGCTCGCATGGGCCTGGAGCCCCACGAGCTGGATCCGGGCTATTGGGTCATCGAACGCCTCCAGCGCGCGGGCCTCGCATGGAACGTCGGTGCGCCGCGCGCCGAGATGCTGCAAGACGACATCCACCCCGTTGAGTACATCCATGGAACAGAGCGCATCTCGTCCGCGGCCTGA
- a CDS encoding acyl-CoA desaturase, with product MEQSASRPRPEAALASLDPYRVNSLILDANVDPVAGRARWDPARSAWNGGMLLAAIALGPLYFTWGAFTAFVVLLALTMCAGHSVGFHRRLIHRTFKCPKWLERAMVWSGTLVGMQGPLWVIQSHDIRDWAQRQPDCHDFLKHGRGPWMDAWWNLHCRLYLDRPPGFDPGPGIGDDPFYRFLQRTWMLQQIPVALVLFAIGGVPWVIWGVCVRVTVGVTMHWFVGYLCHTHGPQSWLVDKGAVQAHDVPWAAIPSMGESWHNNHHAFPASARHGLYPGQVDLGYEFVLLLERCGLAWDIQTPDRLPARPGITPIAAHSVERIHGRQTR from the coding sequence ATGGAACAGAGCGCATCTCGTCCGCGGCCTGAGGCGGCCCTCGCCTCGCTCGATCCTTATCGGGTCAATTCCCTCATTCTCGACGCGAACGTGGATCCCGTGGCGGGACGCGCGCGCTGGGATCCGGCACGATCGGCCTGGAACGGCGGAATGCTCCTCGCTGCGATAGCGCTCGGTCCGCTCTACTTCACGTGGGGCGCCTTTACCGCATTCGTGGTGCTGCTCGCGCTGACCATGTGCGCCGGACACTCGGTCGGTTTCCACCGCCGCTTGATCCATCGCACATTCAAGTGTCCCAAGTGGCTCGAACGCGCGATGGTGTGGTCGGGCACGCTGGTCGGCATGCAAGGTCCCCTCTGGGTGATCCAGTCGCACGACATTCGCGACTGGGCCCAGCGCCAGCCCGATTGCCATGACTTCCTGAAGCATGGACGCGGCCCCTGGATGGACGCGTGGTGGAACCTGCATTGCCGGCTGTACCTCGATCGTCCACCGGGTTTCGATCCCGGCCCCGGCATCGGTGACGATCCCTTCTATCGCTTCCTCCAGCGCACGTGGATGCTGCAGCAGATCCCCGTCGCGCTCGTGCTCTTCGCGATCGGCGGCGTTCCGTGGGTGATCTGGGGCGTGTGCGTCCGCGTGACGGTCGGAGTCACGATGCACTGGTTCGTGGGCTACCTGTGCCACACGCACGGCCCGCAGAGCTGGCTCGTCGACAAGGGGGCCGTACAGGCCCACGACGTCCCTTGGGCGGCGATTCCGTCGATGGGTGAAAGCTGGCACAACAACCATCACGCCTTTCCGGCATCGGCGCGCCACGGTCTCTATCCGGGGCAAGTCGATCTCGGCTATGAGTTCGTCCTCCTGCTCGAGCGATGCGGGCTCGCGTGGGATATCCAGACGCCGGACCGTTTGCCGGCGCGGCCCGGTATCACGCCGATCGCGGCGCACTCGGTGGAGAGGATCCATGGACGACAAACCCGCTAA
- a CDS encoding SRPBCC domain-containing protein produces the protein MDDKPAKRRWLRWGAPLLAGAVVGIAMRFVFSGYPDSMTHAMTAGFIYFVPVVVGAVAVYVSERLSPTASGWHFNIGALANVFFVIGTLLILIEGFVCAIIIVPLFAVIGGLSGLAMGAICRRVTKSKETLYAIAMLPFLATPMESQVPLPVELANVERTIVIHASPERVWNELLNARDIRPEEVERAWIYRIGVPVPQSGATSETPEGRVRHVTMGKDISFDEVITHSVENRYLRWTYRFTPESFPPYALDEHVVIGGHYFDVRDTSYVLRPVAGGTELTVRIGYRVSTRFNWYAAPVARFLMEDLGDSNLGYYRGRAERAT, from the coding sequence ATGGACGACAAACCCGCTAAGCGCCGTTGGCTGCGCTGGGGCGCGCCGCTCCTCGCGGGCGCGGTGGTAGGCATAGCGATGCGGTTCGTCTTCTCGGGCTACCCGGACAGCATGACCCATGCCATGACGGCCGGGTTCATCTACTTCGTCCCGGTCGTGGTTGGAGCCGTAGCGGTCTACGTCTCGGAAAGGCTGTCTCCAACGGCCTCGGGATGGCATTTCAACATCGGCGCGCTGGCGAACGTGTTCTTCGTCATCGGAACGTTGCTGATCCTGATCGAAGGATTCGTTTGCGCCATCATCATCGTTCCTCTCTTCGCGGTCATCGGCGGCCTGTCGGGCCTTGCGATGGGCGCCATCTGCCGGAGGGTGACGAAATCGAAAGAGACGCTCTACGCGATCGCCATGCTCCCGTTCCTTGCCACGCCCATGGAGTCCCAGGTGCCGCTCCCGGTGGAACTGGCGAACGTCGAGCGCACGATCGTCATTCACGCCTCACCCGAGCGAGTGTGGAATGAGCTGCTCAATGCGCGCGACATCCGGCCCGAGGAGGTCGAACGCGCCTGGATCTACCGGATTGGCGTGCCCGTTCCACAAAGTGGAGCGACAAGCGAAACGCCCGAGGGACGCGTGCGCCACGTCACGATGGGTAAGGACATTTCGTTCGACGAGGTCATCACGCATTCCGTGGAGAACCGCTACTTGCGATGGACGTACCGCTTCACGCCGGAATCCTTTCCGCCCTACGCGCTCGATGAGCATGTCGTGATCGGCGGCCACTACTTCGACGTCCGGGACACGTCCTATGTGCTGAGGCCCGTCGCGGGCGGCACGGAACTGACGGTGCGGATCGGGTATCGGGTGAGCACGCGGTTCAACTGGTACGCTGCGCCGGTGGCGCGGTTCCTGATGGAAGACCTTGGCGACTCGAACCTCGGCTACTACCGGGGGCGGGCGGAGCGTGCAACGTGA
- a CDS encoding GNAT family N-acetyltransferase — translation MTTNLVFSFDESAKRYRASQDAREVAFIEADRIGTDSLLIKHTEAHEEGQGFAGALLRHVLEEARACGRKVIPICPYAAGFMRKHPEYHDVLRPGYPL, via the coding sequence GTGACGACGAATCTCGTGTTCTCCTTCGACGAATCCGCGAAGCGCTATCGCGCCAGCCAGGATGCGCGGGAGGTCGCCTTCATCGAAGCGGACCGCATCGGCACCGATTCCCTGCTCATCAAGCACACCGAAGCGCACGAGGAAGGCCAGGGTTTCGCGGGGGCGCTGCTCCGTCACGTGCTGGAGGAAGCGCGCGCGTGCGGCCGCAAGGTCATCCCGATCTGCCCCTACGCGGCGGGATTCATGCGGAAGCATCCCGAATACCACGACGTCCTGCGGCCCGGCTACCCGCTCTAG